In Arthrobacter citreus, a genomic segment contains:
- a CDS encoding YafY family protein: protein MLETSARLLHLLSLLQMRREWTGAALADRMTVTERTVRRDISKLRSLGYPISASPGIAGGYQLGSGAQLPPLLLDDDEALAVALGLAAVATGPVAGIGEASVRALAKLEQVLPGRLRPKFSALRLSVSVLAGNAASVDPQTLTALSGAIAEQRVVSFRYTAAGAAPGRRLVEPYKLVSTGRRWYLAAWDLERQDWRTFRMDRCQSIPAVRERFFPRPLPAKDMAAYVQDSITRFPYRYDVVLRLAVPLGELQERIPPEAATLEEDGPDHTILRGGWDSLDMPLMRLAGLGLEFEILAPAEMRERARSAAALLQRAADARPSAKSGPAAGSSH from the coding sequence TTGGAAACCTCAGCGCGCCTGCTGCACCTGCTGTCGCTGCTGCAGATGCGGCGCGAGTGGACCGGTGCCGCACTGGCTGACCGGATGACCGTGACCGAGCGCACGGTCCGCCGCGACATCAGCAAACTGCGCAGCCTCGGCTACCCGATCTCCGCATCCCCGGGGATCGCAGGCGGCTACCAGCTCGGATCCGGTGCCCAGCTTCCGCCGCTGCTGCTGGACGACGACGAGGCGCTCGCCGTCGCCCTCGGACTGGCTGCCGTTGCCACGGGGCCGGTTGCCGGCATCGGCGAGGCATCGGTCCGTGCCCTGGCCAAGCTGGAGCAGGTCCTGCCCGGGCGGCTGCGGCCCAAATTCTCCGCCCTGCGGCTATCCGTCAGCGTGCTCGCCGGCAACGCCGCCAGCGTTGATCCGCAGACCCTGACAGCCCTGTCGGGTGCCATCGCGGAACAGCGGGTGGTTTCCTTCCGCTACACCGCGGCCGGTGCCGCGCCCGGCCGCCGGCTGGTGGAACCCTACAAGCTGGTCAGCACCGGCCGCCGCTGGTACCTGGCGGCCTGGGACTTGGAACGGCAGGACTGGCGCACCTTCCGCATGGACCGCTGCCAAAGCATCCCCGCTGTGCGCGAGCGGTTCTTTCCCCGGCCCCTGCCCGCAAAGGACATGGCCGCCTATGTCCAGGACTCGATTACGCGCTTCCCGTACCGGTACGACGTCGTGCTGCGGCTTGCCGTGCCGCTCGGTGAACTCCAGGAGCGGATTCCACCGGAGGCCGCCACTCTGGAAGAGGACGGGCCGGACCATACGATCCTGCGCGGCGGGTGGGATTCGCTGGATATGCCGCTGATGCGCCTGGCCGGGCTGGGCCTGGAATTCGAGATCCTGGCCCCGGCGGAGATGCGTGAACGCGCCCGCTCCGCAGCCGCCCTGCTCCAGCGCGCCGCTGATGCCCGGCCCTCGGCGAAATCAGGCCCGGCTGCCGGTTCCAGCCACTAG